In one window of Lacticaseibacillus casei DSM 20011 = JCM 1134 = ATCC 393 DNA:
- a CDS encoding NAD-dependent protein deacylase gives MFDLQTAIDQAKRVTFMTGAGVSTASGIPDYRSKGGLYADKVDPEYALSIDNLQAHHEDFHKFVVENMYYPDAKPNVIHEKMAAITNQKGTIVTQNVDGLDRKAGAKHVVEFHGNLYRIYCQICRKQFDYRTYLKNDVHAADGGILRPDIVLYGEPINPDTVSAAINAIAQADLLIVVGTSFVVYPFAGLIGYAQPDATIVAVNRERIALPEGAQMVLGDAVDVFAKLHV, from the coding sequence ATGTTTGATTTGCAAACCGCGATTGATCAAGCAAAACGGGTCACGTTTATGACCGGCGCAGGCGTTTCGACAGCTTCGGGAATTCCGGATTATCGATCAAAAGGCGGCTTATATGCCGACAAGGTTGACCCAGAGTATGCGTTATCGATTGATAATCTGCAGGCCCATCACGAGGACTTTCATAAATTTGTCGTCGAGAACATGTATTATCCCGATGCCAAGCCGAATGTCATTCATGAAAAAATGGCGGCGATTACCAACCAAAAAGGCACGATTGTCACACAAAATGTTGACGGACTCGATCGCAAAGCTGGCGCCAAGCATGTGGTTGAGTTCCATGGCAATCTTTATCGGATTTACTGTCAAATCTGTCGCAAGCAATTTGACTATCGGACGTATTTGAAAAATGACGTACATGCGGCAGACGGTGGTATCTTACGGCCGGATATTGTCTTATACGGTGAGCCGATTAATCCGGATACGGTGAGTGCGGCGATTAATGCCATTGCCCAGGCGGACTTGCTGATCGTTGTGGGAACAAGTTTTGTCGTGTATCCATTTGCCGGGTTAATTGGCTATGCACAACCGGATGCAACGATTGTGGCCGTCAACCGCGAACGGATTGCTTTGCCGGAAGGGGCGCAGATGGTTCTGGGAGATGCGGTTGACGTTTTTGCCAAGTTGCACGTCTAG
- a CDS encoding YbhB/YbcL family Raf kinase inhibitor-like protein, with amino-acid sequence MKLSVPLVNGMLADRYGKYATGADVKNGYPITSFPFTIEDAPEGTVSFALWLLDYDAVPVGGLPWIHWNAANIPANVTSIPVGASHSDQIPMVEGKNASAGHLVGNTDPFTQQGYVGPQPPDKNHDYTLMIFALDTKLPLQPGFWLNEARHAMKGHVLAKAEIDLPSRV; translated from the coding sequence ATGAAACTATCCGTTCCGCTTGTCAATGGGATGCTGGCTGATCGTTATGGCAAGTATGCCACTGGCGCCGATGTCAAAAATGGCTATCCGATCACGAGCTTTCCATTTACCATTGAAGATGCTCCGGAAGGCACTGTCAGTTTCGCACTTTGGCTCCTCGACTATGACGCGGTTCCAGTCGGCGGACTGCCGTGGATTCACTGGAATGCGGCAAACATTCCTGCCAATGTCACGTCGATCCCGGTTGGCGCGAGTCACAGCGATCAGATTCCAATGGTTGAAGGCAAAAATGCTTCTGCAGGCCACTTGGTTGGTAACACTGATCCATTTACCCAGCAGGGCTATGTAGGGCCACAGCCGCCAGACAAGAATCATGATTATACGTTGATGATTTTTGCTTTAGACACCAAGTTACCACTGCAACCCGGCTTCTGGTTGAATGAAGCCCGCCATGCGATGAAAGGTCATGTTTTGGCCAAAGCCGAAATTGACTTGCCGTCACGGGTTTAA